A portion of the uncultured Draconibacterium sp. genome contains these proteins:
- a CDS encoding zincin-like metallopeptidase domain-containing protein — protein MACQKLQKIPKAWVDSMSKFDIYETVTNLIVERLEAGVIPWHMPWRTANAIPRNLVSKKPYRGFNFWYLFSFGFERPYFLTFKQVQDLGGKIKKGSSSFMIVFWKVIEYEKDDETKEIPMLRYYRVFHIDDVEGIDPDKIPENTSYDHEFDPIASCEQLIEFWVDSPVIKIGMNKACYIPSLDEIHMPDPRTFFKDEEYYATLFHEAIHGVGHRKRLNRHARFSSLNFADSGYSQEELVAEMGAAYLCGICGIENATIDNSAAYIQGWLNKLKSDKKFIVIASGLAQKAVDYILDHQDSNPKSVVKVSKRRKGKSASLSMNF, from the coding sequence ATGGCGTGCCAGAAGCTGCAAAAAATCCCAAAGGCATGGGTGGATTCAATGAGTAAATTTGATATTTATGAAACAGTAACTAATTTGATTGTAGAACGCCTGGAAGCTGGTGTAATTCCTTGGCATATGCCATGGAGAACTGCCAATGCTATTCCGCGTAACCTGGTATCAAAAAAGCCTTACCGGGGATTTAATTTCTGGTACCTGTTTAGTTTTGGTTTCGAAAGGCCTTATTTTCTTACCTTCAAACAAGTTCAGGATCTTGGTGGAAAGATCAAAAAAGGGTCTTCATCATTTATGATTGTATTCTGGAAAGTGATAGAATATGAAAAGGATGACGAAACCAAAGAGATTCCAATGCTTCGTTATTACCGGGTATTTCATATTGATGATGTGGAAGGTATCGATCCTGACAAGATTCCTGAGAATACATCTTACGATCACGAGTTTGATCCGATTGCTTCCTGTGAGCAGCTTATCGAGTTTTGGGTCGATTCACCGGTTATCAAAATTGGAATGAACAAGGCCTGTTATATTCCTTCACTTGATGAGATACACATGCCCGATCCACGTACCTTTTTCAAGGATGAAGAGTACTACGCCACGCTCTTCCACGAAGCAATCCATGGGGTTGGGCATCGCAAGCGTTTAAATCGCCACGCAAGGTTTTCTAGTCTGAACTTCGCGGACTCTGGATATTCGCAAGAAGAACTTGTTGCAGAGATGGGAGCTGCATACCTCTGCGGTATTTGCGGCATTGAAAATGCGACGATCGATAACAGTGCAGCCTATATTCAAGGCTGGTTAAATAAGCTAAAAAGTGATAAGAAGTTTATTGTTATCGCTTCCGGTTTAGCTCAAAAAGCTGTTGATTATATTCTGGATCATCAGGATTCGAATCCTAAATCAGTGGTAAAGGTTTCAAAAAGGAGGAAAGGTAAATCTGCTTCTCTTTCCATGAATTTCTGA
- a CDS encoding AAA family ATPase, producing MSKAGTYSSQGDDYQRAIAVSWIIELLANEKIEYIQVESNGLLNKNEKVTVDDIIVVYKDGTRRHIQAKKNHPTQRAWTINDWGSELPKILSQLEQGNHITVELYSSTSLGEFETLTEACRIFPNFSDFKRELSIVNKKALSTLEDEWQRSTNEIFNLLKRLQIGSHLNTKDWRKNNRTLLKQAVIHPERALDTLEAFINRHQSKDLSSKFEITSKDVLEEFASKGITRQPKYSEKEIVVQFQRTSAIGRKDWKRTIAGDKIIRSELDDILKNITGKKNTILVQDRPGSGKTCLLLDLADVIEQSNEFQLLFIKGDRFEKIDSAESLLPKEIVESCGALSCNSHVVVIIDSLDVLSCQRDHAALNFFLKIIDQLQIIQNVTVVAACREFDLKYDPRLRDRKWDVEIKLKDFDFQNTVLPILNKLNVNASQLNPDLEELLCLPQNLSLFEKVSGYSKVFYVRTTYELYNAFIDYTLKHDTDIEEQVLKMCVFSIVDKMLKEREHSISKTAIDIEEHILHSMISKGVLNEEAGVKIGFSHQTLFDNFVAGNALQNGTTLSKLILEHPPLPFFRPSVRSYLFFVRSQSFKAFSRNIRETLLNNEIAYHFKRLVVETYAEMIPVGDDWNLIRWMFLNQNDLFKRFFWVLKSKYWFELMATQWYPSLSHQPDSYEWRSTFINKLDTWMDFYPNEVVAIWNSVLSQDIGRDNVWIICHSLTRFKHYHVEGVRDLVYNLKDLPNTDFHFIGNIYCNYIEATGKGYDILWNWMTRDISVKEMNIRSKENELHCESHDLKDGNFLKKHLVNSEEFLNLVLNSLFDWNEKSQYWKEGGLTNKLLEYTSMPNNVSRMGSINIGNISILVQAVEEALLNHAKTNSDWWKKAEKEFRESKELAIRYILIKAYLENIETNLDGIISLLLDKELYESGELNFEIGLLINQSFHLLQEQIQDDIIRVIENLFSARTEEEEYLRNWYNRVRFDLFIRIPAYFRADTVNTFIDKYVKQFGYYEPVREKYTRGGFIGSPVSAETLDNLSINALYKLFTYYNDYNGNNYHPADEHKGGLRQLSSNILTLAKNNPAKYLRIINNPKFDEFSDSIIKPILEGVSSHIHCRLGKVNDSSYKPISPLVNINVIASHLLDAIEKKHSSFHNDITYARMLEYCIDALSTQEDLDRIIKLLAPLSVDPDPDGEKLNVRRPNDNNITAEDIANNSINCTRGIVGKSAIEVLNKLLDIEIRPFESVIDIIKQLALDKAREVRASLLWNLAYTCYKNKELGWQIFNIIFDKRQTHLWVLGETFLYNQYYGNFEMVKPCLDRIKKEALIEAGATWGRLSALCMIQGHINQQEYFEELIEVDTKDVWDGALSVFIANLEKNPDGLCQKSFREFIKENKISKEFGHKIDGAFRLDEKGKYINSETGKLFINFLTLDDDKIPRMHSFIDWIEYQAIINPLIALELSESLLSKLQSFESKSKFWHSKPLISSLTKILREADEMNDLELINRAVHLQDQFLLMGIDGMEEYLEEASRL from the coding sequence ATGAGCAAAGCAGGAACTTATTCAAGTCAGGGCGACGATTACCAAAGGGCAATTGCTGTGAGTTGGATCATTGAATTGTTAGCCAATGAGAAAATTGAATATATACAGGTTGAGTCCAATGGATTGCTCAACAAAAATGAAAAAGTTACTGTTGACGATATTATTGTAGTCTATAAAGATGGAACAAGGAGACATATTCAAGCTAAGAAGAATCACCCTACTCAAAGAGCATGGACGATAAATGACTGGGGCAGTGAATTGCCAAAGATTCTCTCGCAATTAGAACAAGGTAACCATATTACGGTTGAATTGTATTCTTCTACTTCGTTAGGAGAATTTGAAACCCTGACAGAGGCATGTCGGATATTTCCCAACTTTAGCGATTTTAAAAGGGAGTTAAGTATTGTAAATAAGAAAGCACTTTCAACATTAGAAGATGAATGGCAACGTTCGACTAATGAAATCTTTAACTTATTGAAAAGACTCCAAATAGGTTCACATCTTAATACTAAAGATTGGAGGAAAAACAACAGAACACTATTGAAACAAGCTGTAATTCATCCAGAACGCGCATTGGATACTTTGGAAGCTTTTATTAATAGGCACCAGTCAAAAGACTTATCAAGTAAATTTGAAATCACTTCGAAAGATGTTCTGGAAGAATTTGCAAGCAAGGGGATAACGAGACAACCTAAGTATAGTGAGAAGGAGATTGTTGTACAATTTCAGAGAACATCGGCTATTGGTAGAAAAGATTGGAAAAGAACAATCGCAGGTGACAAGATAATACGGAGTGAACTTGATGATATTTTAAAAAATATTACAGGCAAAAAGAATACCATTTTAGTTCAAGATAGGCCAGGCAGTGGAAAAACTTGCTTGTTATTAGACTTGGCTGATGTGATAGAACAAAGTAATGAGTTTCAGTTATTATTTATTAAAGGAGATCGGTTTGAAAAAATTGATTCGGCAGAGAGTTTATTACCCAAAGAAATAGTAGAAAGTTGTGGGGCATTAAGTTGCAATTCACATGTTGTAGTAATCATAGATTCTTTGGATGTTCTTTCTTGCCAGCGTGATCATGCTGCGTTAAATTTCTTTCTAAAAATTATTGACCAATTACAGATTATTCAAAATGTAACTGTTGTAGCAGCTTGTCGGGAATTTGATTTAAAATATGACCCAAGACTTCGTGACCGAAAATGGGATGTAGAAATTAAACTAAAAGACTTTGACTTTCAAAATACGGTTCTTCCAATCCTGAACAAGTTAAATGTTAATGCCTCGCAATTAAATCCGGATCTTGAGGAGTTGCTGTGCCTTCCTCAAAACTTAAGTCTCTTTGAGAAAGTGTCTGGCTATAGTAAGGTGTTTTATGTTCGAACCACTTATGAACTATACAATGCATTTATCGATTACACACTAAAACATGATACTGATATTGAAGAGCAGGTTTTAAAAATGTGTGTATTCTCAATTGTCGATAAGATGCTAAAAGAGAGAGAACACAGTATTTCCAAAACCGCTATCGATATTGAAGAACATATTCTTCATAGCATGATAAGCAAAGGTGTTCTGAATGAGGAAGCTGGCGTTAAAATTGGTTTTAGTCACCAAACCTTGTTTGATAATTTTGTCGCAGGCAATGCTTTACAAAACGGAACTACACTCTCGAAATTAATACTAGAACATCCCCCTTTGCCTTTCTTTCGTCCATCAGTCCGCAGTTATTTGTTTTTTGTAAGAAGTCAATCGTTTAAAGCTTTTAGCCGGAATATTCGCGAAACTCTCTTAAATAACGAAATCGCCTATCATTTCAAAAGGTTAGTGGTCGAAACATACGCAGAGATGATTCCGGTAGGTGATGATTGGAATTTAATAAGATGGATGTTTTTGAACCAAAATGATCTGTTTAAAAGATTCTTTTGGGTTTTAAAATCCAAGTATTGGTTTGAATTAATGGCAACCCAATGGTATCCATCTTTATCTCATCAGCCTGATTCATACGAGTGGCGTTCCACATTTATAAACAAACTGGATACATGGATGGATTTTTATCCAAACGAAGTTGTAGCGATTTGGAATAGTGTACTTAGTCAAGATATAGGAAGAGATAATGTCTGGATAATATGTCATAGTTTAACACGATTTAAGCATTATCACGTCGAAGGAGTGAGGGATCTTGTTTATAATCTTAAAGATTTACCAAATACAGACTTTCATTTTATAGGTAACATTTACTGTAATTATATAGAAGCAACAGGTAAAGGTTATGACATTTTATGGAATTGGATGACTCGTGATATTTCTGTAAAAGAGATGAATATCAGGAGTAAGGAAAATGAATTGCATTGCGAAAGCCATGATCTAAAGGATGGAAACTTTCTAAAGAAGCATCTGGTAAATTCGGAAGAATTTCTAAATCTTGTATTGAATTCATTATTTGATTGGAACGAAAAATCTCAGTATTGGAAAGAAGGTGGGTTAACCAACAAATTGTTAGAATATACGAGCATGCCTAATAATGTTTCTCGGATGGGTAGTATCAATATTGGAAATATTTCAATCCTTGTGCAGGCTGTGGAAGAGGCTCTCTTAAACCATGCAAAAACAAATTCTGACTGGTGGAAAAAGGCGGAGAAAGAATTTAGAGAGTCTAAAGAATTAGCTATCCGATATATATTAATCAAGGCATATTTGGAAAATATTGAGACTAATTTGGATGGAATTATCTCTCTACTACTTGATAAAGAACTTTATGAGTCAGGTGAGTTAAATTTTGAAATAGGTTTGCTGATAAATCAATCTTTTCATCTGTTGCAAGAGCAAATTCAGGATGATATAATAAGAGTAATAGAAAATTTGTTCTCAGCGCGAACTGAAGAGGAGGAGTATTTAAGAAATTGGTACAATCGTGTTAGGTTTGATCTGTTTATTAGAATACCAGCTTATTTTAGAGCAGATACCGTGAATACTTTCATTGACAAGTATGTAAAACAATTTGGCTATTACGAGCCAGTTAGGGAAAAATATACGCGGGGTGGATTTATAGGTTCTCCTGTTAGTGCTGAAACTTTGGATAATTTAAGTATTAACGCACTGTATAAACTTTTTACCTACTATAACGATTATAACGGGAATAATTACCATCCAGCTGATGAACACAAAGGAGGATTACGACAATTAAGCAGTAATATATTAACGTTGGCCAAGAATAATCCTGCTAAATACTTGAGGATAATCAATAATCCAAAGTTTGATGAATTTTCAGATTCAATTATAAAACCAATATTAGAAGGAGTCAGTTCCCATATTCATTGTAGATTAGGAAAAGTTAATGATAGTAGTTATAAGCCAATATCCCCTCTGGTAAACATCAATGTTATTGCAAGTCACTTGCTTGATGCTATAGAGAAAAAACACTCATCATTTCACAATGATATTACTTACGCCAGGATGTTAGAATATTGTATTGACGCATTATCTACTCAAGAGGATTTAGATCGGATTATTAAATTGCTCGCCCCCTTGAGTGTTGATCCTGATCCAGATGGTGAAAAATTAAATGTTAGAAGGCCAAATGATAATAACATAACAGCCGAGGACATAGCTAATAACTCAATAAATTGTACGCGTGGGATTGTTGGAAAATCGGCGATAGAGGTCCTTAATAAACTATTGGATATTGAAATAAGACCATTTGAATCTGTTATAGATATAATAAAACAATTGGCTCTTGATAAGGCACGAGAGGTTAGAGCTTCATTATTATGGAACTTAGCCTACACCTGTTATAAAAATAAGGAACTTGGTTGGCAGATTTTTAATATCATCTTTGATAAAAGGCAAACTCATTTATGGGTTTTAGGAGAAACTTTCTTGTATAATCAATACTATGGAAATTTTGAGATGGTAAAACCATGTCTAGATAGGATAAAAAAAGAAGCATTAATTGAAGCTGGTGCCACATGGGGAAGACTTTCTGCTCTATGCATGATACAGGGGCACATTAATCAGCAAGAATACTTTGAAGAATTAATAGAAGTAGATACAAAAGACGTTTGGGATGGAGCATTAAGTGTGTTTATAGCAAATTTAGAAAAGAATCCCGATGGATTATGTCAAAAATCATTTAGAGAATTCATTAAAGAAAACAAAATTTCAAAAGAATTCGGACATAAAATAGATGGAGCTTTTCGGTTAGATGAAAAGGGTAAATACATTAATTCAGAAACGGGTAAGTTATTTATAAACTTTTTGACTTTGGATGACGACAAAATACCAAGAATGCATTCTTTTATAGACTGGATTGAATATCAAGCTATAATTAATCCACTAATTGCATTAGAGTTAAGTGAAAGCTTACTCTCTAAACTGCAATCATTTGAATCTAAATCAAAGTTCTGGCATTCAAAACCATTAATCTCTAGTTTAACCAAAATCTTACGGGAGGCGGATGAAATGAATGATTTGGAACTAATTAATCGAGCTGTACATTTACAAGATCAATTCTTATTAATGGGTATTGATGGTATGGAAGAATATCTTGAAGAAGCCTCAAGGTTATGA
- a CDS encoding PHP domain-containing protein, producing the protein MKKIDLHIHTISTLSDCEFEFSLLKLKEYVDKLKIDCIAITNHNLFNLRQFTEISEALDIDVLPGIEIDLEGGHLLVISENEDFELGNFSEKCKTVESLIKSPSDSIDFEKFKEIFLDLNKYLLIPHYDKKPRIRQETFNKLTDYVFCGEVTSISKFRNCIKDPSQLVPVLFSDMRMKDDLVSFSTRQTFIDLNEISLGGIRQCLNDKNKVSLTKEDGNNFFQATDNGIMLSTGLNVILGQRSTGKTFTLNKISASFENAKYIKQFSLLQHSGQKFDELNKIKLSNVYESYLNTFKKVVEDITLVDKRKNELDLEKYIDSLLKSAEESEKKDSFAKAVLFNEELYSETNLTSLKELIKSVELLINNTEYKEIINKHIEDKNLKALALELMEEYTKSTELELKKKYLNTLIKDIKTDLRVRTSITYVEDIDFYNVVLENEKVRNFNHVTKLLQEEREIDKEEISRFRLVTKSRPFTGAGQLQKVKNRRIAFSEAFKCYSNPYKYLNELKKLDIEPTEYYKFFIDVQTTTLNKHGFPVSGGERSEFNLLNEISDSFKSDILLIDEPESSFDNIFLKDEVNELIKDISKKIPVVVVTHNNTVGASIKPDYVAYTHKEIEDGEVVYKIYSGYPSDKVLKNVNGAEEISNYNIILNCLEAGNEAYSERRTKSYEILKDRE; encoded by the coding sequence ATGAAAAAAATAGATTTACATATTCACACAATTTCAACTTTAAGTGATTGTGAGTTTGAATTTAGTTTATTAAAACTTAAAGAGTATGTAGATAAACTTAAAATTGATTGTATTGCAATAACAAATCACAATCTTTTTAATTTACGACAATTCACAGAAATCTCGGAGGCTTTAGATATTGATGTGTTGCCAGGTATAGAAATTGATTTGGAGGGAGGTCATCTTCTTGTAATATCCGAAAATGAGGATTTCGAATTAGGTAATTTTTCCGAAAAATGTAAAACTGTCGAAAGTTTAATTAAAAGCCCGAGTGACTCAATTGATTTTGAGAAGTTTAAAGAGATTTTTCTTGATTTAAACAAATATCTGTTGATCCCTCACTATGATAAAAAACCTCGGATTCGGCAAGAAACTTTTAATAAGCTCACCGACTATGTTTTTTGTGGCGAGGTAACAAGCATAAGCAAATTTAGAAATTGCATTAAAGATCCTTCTCAATTAGTTCCTGTTTTATTTAGTGATATGAGAATGAAAGATGATTTAGTTTCATTTTCAACTAGGCAGACATTTATTGATTTAAATGAAATTTCACTTGGAGGAATAAGACAATGTTTAAACGATAAGAACAAAGTTTCATTAACAAAAGAAGATGGTAATAACTTTTTTCAGGCTACTGATAATGGAATAATGCTATCTACTGGGTTGAATGTTATTTTAGGACAGCGGTCTACAGGAAAAACATTCACATTAAATAAAATTTCGGCATCTTTTGAAAATGCAAAATACATTAAGCAATTTTCGTTGCTTCAACACAGCGGACAAAAATTTGATGAACTCAATAAAATAAAACTGAGTAATGTTTATGAGTCGTATTTAAATACTTTCAAAAAAGTAGTGGAAGATATTACTCTAGTTGATAAGCGAAAAAATGAATTGGATTTAGAGAAGTACATTGATTCTTTATTAAAGTCGGCAGAGGAAAGTGAGAAAAAGGATTCGTTTGCAAAAGCTGTTTTGTTTAATGAAGAATTATACTCCGAAACTAATTTAACTAGTCTTAAAGAATTAATTAAATCGGTAGAACTTCTTATCAATAATACAGAGTATAAAGAAATTATCAACAAGCATATTGAAGATAAAAACTTAAAAGCTTTGGCATTGGAATTAATGGAAGAGTATACTAAATCAACTGAATTAGAATTAAAGAAAAAATACTTAAACACTTTAATTAAAGATATAAAAACAGATTTAAGGGTCAGGACTTCAATAACATACGTTGAAGATATAGATTTTTATAATGTTGTCTTGGAGAATGAAAAAGTAAGAAACTTCAATCACGTCACTAAATTATTGCAAGAAGAAAGAGAAATAGATAAAGAAGAAATAAGTAGATTTAGACTTGTCACAAAATCTCGTCCTTTTACCGGTGCTGGGCAATTACAAAAAGTCAAGAACAGAAGAATAGCTTTTTCAGAAGCATTTAAGTGTTATTCAAATCCTTATAAATACTTGAACGAATTGAAAAAGTTAGATATTGAACCAACAGAATATTATAAGTTTTTTATTGATGTTCAAACTACAACTTTAAATAAACATGGTTTTCCTGTCTCAGGTGGAGAAAGGTCTGAATTTAATTTGCTCAATGAAATTAGTGATTCATTCAAAAGTGATATTTTATTAATCGATGAGCCAGAATCTTCTTTTGATAATATTTTCTTGAAAGACGAAGTAAATGAACTCATTAAAGATATTTCAAAAAAGATTCCTGTGGTGGTGGTAACCCATAATAATACAGTAGGTGCTTCAATTAAGCCTGATTACGTAGCGTACACTCATAAAGAAATTGAGGATGGAGAGGTTGTTTATAAAATATATTCAGGTTATCCTTCCGATAAGGTTTTAAAGAATGTGAACGGAGCTGAAGAAATCAGTAACTATAATATAATACTTAATTGCTTAGAGGCTGGAAACGAGGCATATTCTGAGCGCAGAACCAAATCATATGAAATACTTAAAGATAGAGAATAA
- a CDS encoding helix-turn-helix domain-containing protein has translation MKTKILKTEEEYNKACERIYSLINASEDAVEPNSPEGEELELLSLLVEKYEHENHQMDAPSPIEAIKFRMEQMNLKQMDVAPLFGGKTRVSEVLNGKRNLTLKMITLLNRYLGIPLESLMSGNREIKLDDDKKEKLLHISSIREYLSSGRAAVI, from the coding sequence ATGAAAACTAAAATATTAAAAACAGAGGAAGAATATAATAAAGCATGTGAAAGAATTTATTCACTTATTAATGCTTCTGAGGATGCAGTTGAACCAAACAGCCCGGAAGGTGAAGAATTGGAGTTGCTTTCATTGTTGGTTGAGAAATACGAGCATGAAAATCATCAGATGGACGCTCCATCGCCTATAGAAGCTATTAAGTTCAGAATGGAGCAAATGAACTTGAAACAAATGGATGTGGCACCACTTTTTGGAGGGAAAACAAGAGTCTCTGAAGTATTAAATGGAAAACGAAATCTCACCCTGAAGATGATAACCTTATTAAACAGATACCTGGGTATTCCATTGGAATCTTTAATGAGTGGGAATAGAGAAATAAAGTTGGATGATGATAAGAAAGAGAAGTTACTTCATATATCTTCCATTAGGGAGTATTTAAGCTCAGGAAGAGCGGCGGTAATTTAA
- a CDS encoding ATP-binding protein produces MNLESKIISLINTKREGEFWDFKLEPHENNASLLHDIICLANSLHRGRRFLIFGVSDPSDGANVIGLTDGQNGRKTQVQFIDFLRRKPFAGDCRPEIELQTIEIESKEIDVLVIFDNPLKPYYLTQDYKNKGKNVRANFIYSRINDTNTPIDKSADIGMIEKMWKQRFGLDLSPLDRMRLLLMQPQNWIKDIWNKSYAYHEQFPEFRIEFSDLSSIKESYSYLYANPNTDLGQATFKYHSTTLFELKYLTIDGMLKYIGEPSVRVVNKHKYDICYYYFNLDTMDGIFHSFLNDGNIDTSSRGRKCPFLFFTNKDQQNQFDEYLINNPELITEIEGNAVAIHAKELMKTNGSDFHPDPILMYKIKQIYETWYSKNY; encoded by the coding sequence ATGAACCTTGAATCAAAAATAATAAGCCTAATAAACACCAAACGTGAAGGTGAATTTTGGGACTTTAAGCTTGAACCTCATGAGAATAATGCAAGCTTGTTGCACGACATTATTTGTTTGGCAAATAGCCTTCATAGAGGGAGGCGATTTTTAATCTTCGGAGTTTCTGACCCAAGTGACGGTGCAAATGTGATTGGATTAACTGACGGTCAAAATGGAAGAAAGACGCAAGTCCAGTTTATCGATTTTTTAAGAAGAAAGCCTTTTGCTGGAGATTGTCGCCCTGAAATTGAATTACAAACTATTGAGATTGAGAGTAAAGAAATAGATGTTTTAGTAATATTTGACAATCCGTTAAAACCTTACTACTTAACACAGGATTATAAAAACAAAGGAAAAAATGTAAGAGCTAATTTTATTTATTCCCGCATCAATGACACTAATACTCCGATAGATAAATCTGCAGATATTGGCATGATTGAAAAAATGTGGAAACAGAGATTTGGACTTGACCTATCTCCACTAGATCGAATGAGATTACTGCTAATGCAACCGCAGAATTGGATCAAGGATATTTGGAATAAAAGCTATGCTTATCATGAGCAGTTCCCGGAGTTTAGAATCGAGTTTTCGGATTTAAGTTCTATTAAGGAAAGTTACAGCTATTTATATGCCAATCCTAATACTGATCTTGGACAGGCAACATTTAAGTATCATTCTACAACTTTATTTGAACTGAAATATCTAACTATTGATGGAATGCTCAAATATATAGGTGAACCCAGCGTCCGCGTTGTTAATAAGCATAAATATGATATTTGTTATTACTATTTCAACCTTGACACCATGGATGGAATATTTCATTCCTTTTTGAACGATGGAAATATTGACACATCATCAAGAGGACGCAAATGTCCATTTCTTTTTTTTACTAATAAGGATCAGCAAAATCAATTCGATGAGTACTTGATTAATAATCCGGAGTTGATAACTGAAATTGAAGGAAATGCGGTTGCAATTCATGCGAAAGAACTGATGAAAACAAACGGATCTGACTTTCATCCAGATCCTATTCTAATGTATAAGATTAAACAGATATATGAAACATGGTATTCAAAAAATTACTAA
- the rlmD gene encoding 23S rRNA (uracil(1939)-C(5))-methyltransferase RlmD produces the protein MGRRKRTKPFYENVTIEDIGAEGKAVARVGDVVVFTKLAIPGDVVDLQVTKKRKRYQEAIVKEFKSYSIDRAEAFCEHFGVCGGCKWQILPYEKQLCYKQKQVQDQLSRIGKIELPEMSPILGSEKNTFYRNKMEFTFSNKRWLSFEEIEKDEDIKDPNALGFHVPGLFDKVVNINKCWLQDDPSNQIRNFIYEYALNNNLSFFDIREQKGFLRTLIIRTTSTGELMVILSMFYEDKMAREQLLEAVKKEFPAITSLMYVINSKGNDTITDQEIKVFAGRDYVLEEMEGLQFKIGPKSFYQTNSEQAYELYKIARDFAELTGDETVYDLYTGTGTIANFVAPKAKKVVGIEYVPEAIEDAKINSELNKIENTRFFAGDMKDVLNEAFISTHGTPEVVITDPPRAGMHNDVVDTILKMEPQKIVYVSCNPATQARDLALLDSLYQIEKIQPVDMFPHTHHVENVVMLRKRLD, from the coding sequence GTGGGAAGAAGAAAAAGAACAAAACCGTTTTACGAGAATGTAACTATTGAAGATATTGGCGCCGAAGGAAAAGCTGTGGCACGAGTTGGCGATGTTGTAGTTTTTACAAAACTGGCTATCCCCGGCGATGTTGTTGACTTACAGGTAACAAAAAAGCGAAAACGTTATCAGGAAGCCATTGTAAAAGAATTTAAATCTTATAGCATCGATAGGGCAGAAGCGTTTTGTGAGCATTTCGGTGTTTGCGGAGGATGTAAATGGCAAATACTGCCTTACGAAAAGCAACTCTGCTATAAACAAAAACAGGTTCAGGACCAGCTCTCCAGGATCGGTAAAATTGAGTTGCCTGAAATGTCGCCAATACTTGGATCTGAAAAAAATACATTCTATCGAAATAAAATGGAGTTCACGTTCTCGAATAAACGCTGGTTAAGTTTCGAGGAGATTGAAAAAGACGAAGATATTAAAGATCCTAATGCGCTTGGGTTCCACGTTCCGGGTTTATTCGATAAGGTTGTTAACATTAATAAATGTTGGTTGCAGGACGATCCGTCAAATCAAATACGCAACTTTATTTATGAATATGCTCTAAACAACAATCTGTCATTTTTTGATATTCGAGAGCAAAAGGGCTTTTTAAGAACCCTGATAATCAGAACCACTTCAACCGGCGAACTGATGGTTATTTTAAGTATGTTTTACGAGGACAAAATGGCACGTGAGCAGTTGCTTGAAGCTGTGAAAAAAGAATTTCCAGCAATTACTTCGCTAATGTATGTTATCAATTCAAAAGGAAACGATACGATCACCGATCAGGAAATAAAAGTATTTGCCGGGCGCGATTATGTGCTGGAAGAAATGGAAGGCTTACAATTTAAAATCGGACCTAAGAGTTTCTATCAAACCAATTCGGAGCAGGCATACGAGTTGTACAAAATAGCACGCGATTTTGCTGAGCTTACCGGTGATGAAACTGTTTACGATTTATACACCGGAACCGGAACCATTGCAAATTTTGTGGCCCCAAAAGCAAAAAAAGTAGTAGGTATTGAATATGTGCCTGAGGCAATTGAGGATGCTAAGATAAATTCGGAACTGAATAAAATTGAAAATACACGGTTTTTTGCCGGCGATATGAAAGACGTACTAAACGAAGCTTTTATCAGTACGCATGGCACTCCTGAGGTTGTAATTACCGACCCTCCACGAGCCGGAATGCATAATGATGTTGTGGATACGATATTAAAAATGGAACCACAAAAAATTGTTTATGTTAGCTGTAATCCTGCTACCCAGGCGCGCGACCTCGCATTGCTCGATTCGTTGTACCAAATTGAGAAAATTCAGCCCGTAGATATGTTTCCGCACACCCATCACGTGGAAAATGTAGTAATGCTCAGAAAAAGACTTGATTAA
- a CDS encoding type II toxin-antitoxin system HigB family toxin, translating to MRIIKERTLTDYCKSSKYKNAEESLKAWIYEVKFSVWDNANELKAKYRNASIISSKRVVFNIKGNDYRLIVDIEYKLKIVFIVWFGTHKEYDKIDAKTVSYEN from the coding sequence ATGAGAATTATCAAAGAAAGAACTCTAACGGATTATTGCAAATCAAGTAAATACAAAAATGCGGAAGAATCTTTGAAGGCATGGATTTACGAGGTTAAATTTTCTGTTTGGGATAATGCAAATGAGCTAAAGGCAAAATATCGGAACGCCAGCATTATAAGTTCTAAGCGGGTTGTGTTTAATATAAAAGGAAATGATTATAGGTTGATCGTGGATATTGAATATAAACTCAAGATTGTTTTTATTGTGTGGTTTGGTACACATAAAGAATATGACAAAATTGATGCAAAAACAGTAAGTTATGAAAACTAA